One part of the Mailhella massiliensis genome encodes these proteins:
- a CDS encoding SLC13 family permease gives MPSVSVTSLKGNKLLSWLICFGVAALATFLLYDPARPQVNMYWFGTILAIAMFATSLLPNFATVVLLLMYYIITGVASPEMAFVGWTAPIPWLSMCGMLLGVLMDKCNLANRIALVLLTRIGTTPVRLYAAFLLAGLVLAAIIPDVITVMIIFMTIAQGMCASLKLDKDSRSSATIILAAFFGAAIPSAMYLPNNTGIIGLLMVKDMGVPFTWLSFAFENMGFQALHALAAYGILHVFGSRELAVHIASCRAVASEELQKLGAMSRDEKKTLLLTVAALIGFISEPIHHIPGYYVFCAIVLLGFTPLFRLLGSEDIEKVQFSILFFIAGCMAIGIIAGSLGIPAWLSEKLMPILREIQNLPLAAFFAYWVGVLSNLVLTPVAAATSLSIPMAEIATSLGMPIKPVLYSFLYGLDQFFLPYELAPALIMFATGYVRIRYVLTLMTIRMFLVSLAVLVAAAFIWPMMGL, from the coding sequence ATGCCTTCCGTCTCCGTCACCTCTTTAAAGGGAAACAAGCTGCTGAGCTGGCTCATCTGCTTCGGCGTCGCAGCTCTGGCCACCTTCCTGCTGTACGATCCTGCCAGGCCGCAGGTCAACATGTACTGGTTCGGCACCATTCTCGCCATCGCCATGTTTGCCACCAGCCTCCTGCCGAACTTCGCCACCGTCGTTCTGCTGCTCATGTACTACATCATCACGGGCGTGGCCTCGCCGGAAATGGCCTTCGTGGGCTGGACGGCGCCCATTCCGTGGCTCAGCATGTGCGGTATGCTGCTCGGCGTGCTCATGGACAAGTGCAACCTTGCAAACCGCATCGCCCTGGTGCTGCTCACCAGAATAGGCACCACCCCCGTCCGTCTGTACGCGGCCTTCCTGCTGGCCGGTCTGGTGCTCGCCGCCATCATTCCCGACGTCATCACCGTCATGATCATCTTCATGACCATCGCGCAGGGCATGTGCGCCAGCCTCAAGCTGGACAAGGATTCCCGTTCCTCCGCCACCATCATTCTCGCGGCCTTCTTCGGCGCCGCCATTCCTTCGGCCATGTATCTGCCCAACAACACGGGCATCATCGGCCTGCTCATGGTGAAGGACATGGGCGTGCCCTTCACCTGGCTCAGCTTCGCCTTTGAGAACATGGGCTTCCAGGCCCTTCATGCGCTGGCGGCCTACGGCATCCTCCATGTGTTCGGCAGCCGGGAACTTGCCGTGCACATCGCAAGCTGCCGCGCCGTGGCTTCGGAAGAACTGCAGAAGCTCGGCGCCATGAGCCGCGATGAAAAGAAGACGCTCCTGCTCACCGTGGCCGCGCTCATCGGCTTCATTTCCGAACCCATACACCATATTCCCGGCTACTATGTGTTCTGCGCCATCGTTCTGCTGGGCTTCACGCCCCTCTTCCGCCTGCTCGGCAGCGAAGACATCGAAAAGGTGCAGTTCTCCATTCTTTTCTTCATCGCAGGCTGCATGGCCATAGGCATCATCGCAGGCAGCCTCGGCATCCCCGCATGGCTTTCCGAAAAGCTCATGCCCATACTCCGCGAAATTCAGAACCTGCCTCTGGCCGCCTTCTTCGCCTACTGGGTGGGCGTGCTCTCCAACCTGGTGCTCACGCCCGTGGCCGCCGCCACCAGCCTCAGCATTCCCATGGCGGAAATAGCCACCAGCCTCGGTATGCCCATCAAGCCCGTGCTCTACAGCTTCCTCTACGGACTCGATCAGTTCTTCCTTCCCTATGAGCTTGCTCCCGCGCTCATCATGTTCGCCACGGGCTATGTGCGCATCCGCTATGTGCTGACGCTCATGACCATACGCATGTTCCTGGTGTCTCTGGCAGTTCTTGTCGCGGCGGCCTTCATCTGGCCCATGATGGGCCTGTAA
- a CDS encoding YkgJ family cysteine cluster protein: MSEQQQCRQCGTCCRKGGPALHREDARLLTEGVLQLQDLCTFRAGELVRDTSNDHVVPLPEEIVKIAAPFGSRPDDWTCRFLMEDNRCFIHGSHPAECRALFCEDPKALLSMQGEDRLDRAAILELLHAPQWLADSVKAHEEHCNYAALTDIASRLESEEEARRALVQVVEYDRAFRDLMMEKGKVRKEMLDFLFGRPLMHTVIMFGIDARHTADGGITLVQTTRATLKR; this comes from the coding sequence ATGAGCGAACAACAACAATGCCGTCAGTGCGGCACCTGCTGCCGCAAGGGCGGCCCCGCGCTGCACAGGGAAGACGCCCGCCTTCTGACGGAAGGCGTGCTTCAGCTGCAGGATCTGTGCACGTTCCGCGCAGGCGAACTCGTGCGCGACACCTCCAACGATCATGTGGTTCCTCTTCCTGAGGAAATAGTGAAGATCGCCGCGCCCTTCGGTTCCCGCCCCGACGACTGGACCTGCCGTTTCCTCATGGAGGACAACCGCTGCTTCATTCACGGCAGTCACCCGGCCGAATGCCGGGCGCTTTTCTGCGAAGACCCGAAGGCCCTTCTTTCCATGCAGGGAGAAGACAGGCTTGACCGTGCGGCCATTCTCGAGCTTCTTCACGCGCCGCAGTGGCTTGCCGATTCCGTGAAGGCGCATGAGGAGCACTGCAACTATGCCGCGCTTACGGACATAGCCTCCCGTCTGGAAAGTGAGGAGGAGGCGCGCCGCGCCCTTGTTCAGGTCGTGGAATACGACAGGGCGTTTCGTGATCTCATGATGGAAAAGGGCAAGGTGCGCAAGGAGATGCTGGACTTTCTGTTCGGCCGTCCCCTCATGCACACCGTCATCATGTTCGGTATCGACGCCAGGCACACTGCCGACGGCGGCATCACCCTCGTGCAGACCACGAGGGCCACTCTGAAGAGGTAG
- a CDS encoding aryl-sulfate sulfotransferase, with amino-acid sequence MGYPTIYPTGVTVYNPEKAWSGYTVLPLENDGSLLIDMNGTEIRKWKNLHGFPVKLFPQGRLVASSGMRHPKYGLQDQRDLIQVDFDGNIEWQWNQAEFITDPGEEPQWMARQHHDFQREGNPVGYYVPGMEPRIDGGNTLVLAHKDEHIPFVSDKLLLDDVVYEVNWEGEIVWEWHCCDHVEEMGFSEEARNAMSRNPNYRGGSLVEDSPAIGDWMHINSMSVLGPNKWYDAGDERFHPDNIIMDGRETNIIFIISKETGKIVWKVGPDYNATPELRKLGWIIGQHHAHMIPRGLPGEGNILVFDNGGWAGYGAPNPGAKDGTKSALRDYSRVLEFNPVTLEIEWQYTPKEAGFVIPLDACRFYSPFISSAQRLPNGNTLITEGSDGRVFEVTREHEIVWEYICPYRTAENGKMNFVYRAYRAPYEWVPQLEKPVETPIVPLDPATFRVPGAAPLGVKETVVIEGAIDGFANAGTCVAATD; translated from the coding sequence ATGGGTTATCCCACCATTTATCCTACCGGCGTCACCGTGTACAATCCCGAGAAGGCGTGGAGCGGCTATACCGTGCTTCCGCTGGAAAACGACGGTTCGCTGCTCATCGACATGAACGGTACCGAAATCCGCAAATGGAAGAATCTGCACGGTTTTCCGGTGAAGCTCTTCCCTCAGGGGCGTCTGGTGGCCAGCTCCGGTATGCGTCATCCGAAGTACGGCCTTCAGGATCAGCGCGACCTCATTCAGGTGGACTTCGACGGCAATATTGAATGGCAGTGGAATCAGGCCGAATTCATCACCGATCCGGGCGAGGAACCTCAGTGGATGGCCCGTCAGCATCATGACTTCCAGCGCGAGGGCAACCCCGTGGGCTACTATGTGCCCGGCATGGAACCGCGTATCGACGGCGGCAACACGCTGGTGCTGGCGCATAAGGACGAACATATTCCCTTCGTTTCCGACAAGCTTCTGCTTGACGACGTGGTGTACGAAGTGAACTGGGAAGGGGAAATCGTCTGGGAATGGCACTGCTGCGACCATGTGGAGGAAATGGGCTTTTCCGAAGAGGCCCGCAACGCCATGAGCCGCAACCCCAATTACCGCGGCGGCAGCCTTGTGGAAGATTCCCCGGCCATCGGCGACTGGATGCACATCAACTCCATGTCCGTGCTCGGACCCAACAAGTGGTATGATGCCGGCGACGAACGCTTCCACCCCGACAACATCATCATGGACGGTCGCGAGACCAACATCATCTTCATCATCAGCAAGGAAACCGGCAAGATCGTCTGGAAGGTCGGTCCCGACTACAACGCCACGCCGGAACTCAGGAAGCTCGGCTGGATCATCGGTCAGCACCATGCCCACATGATTCCCCGCGGCCTGCCCGGGGAAGGCAACATCCTTGTGTTCGACAACGGCGGCTGGGCCGGATACGGTGCGCCGAACCCCGGCGCGAAGGACGGTACCAAGTCCGCGCTGCGCGACTATTCCCGCGTGCTGGAATTCAACCCCGTGACGCTGGAAATCGAATGGCAGTACACCCCCAAGGAAGCGGGCTTCGTGATTCCGCTGGATGCCTGCCGCTTCTACAGCCCCTTCATCAGCTCCGCCCAGCGTCTGCCCAACGGCAATACCCTCATCACCGAAGGTTCCGACGGCCGTGTGTTCGAAGTCACGCGCGAGCATGAAATCGTGTGGGAATACATCTGCCCCTACCGCACTGCGGAAAACGGCAAGATGAACTTCGTGTACCGCGCCTACCGTGCTCCCTACGAATGGGTGCCTCAGCTTGAGAAGCCCGTGGAAACTCCCATCGTTCCCCTCGATCCCGCCACTTTCCGCGTGCCCGGCGCGGCGCCTCTGGGCGTGAAGGAAACCGTGGTCATCGAGGGCGCCATCGACGGCTTCGCCAACGCCGGAACCTGCGTGGCGGCTACGGACTGA
- a CDS encoding META domain-containing protein: MRNLLLFLFCSLFLASCVATSGTTRDLGGVWVDEQDRLYFLDEDGTLGLPGQTALSGVSWHLENGVLTLSTMDSPGGSVHERKLVLKESRTGSLSFTDAEGASVTWKKSRARVGRLEGTLFYRERMALPPQVMVHVQIFPLHSPIPVAVSIMPASGNGQLPFRVYYLEQTMDKEVRLAAAVLCSGETLFATQNDENVTLPGSPRVLLYRTMPGEHQLPPLKTPASYKGTMHVGDRESSVHLYLEEGGLALLTQDGDRNQYMGTWMEKDRNRTIEITRGVLKPVTATREAGGGLLLSGLSSKMVQLQPADLPWPSKGFLLEGEIRNQGGRPVFSECNSQRDIPLLTSGKGYAQLNHIMQENGNASVVLEGRMQGNGLEASNVFLVKKGGVCSTENYASAPLLQTYWRMREINGKAVEQFPDQPEPHLILRDNGQASGSDGCNNFFMNWKRNGQEMTFSGGSSTLRLCPQGEKQSRAIHEMFAGVDEWNITGSMLELRSKNSITAVFEAVEM; encoded by the coding sequence ATGCGTAACTTATTGCTTTTTCTTTTCTGTTCACTTTTTCTCGCCTCATGCGTCGCCACATCGGGAACCACGCGCGACCTTGGCGGCGTATGGGTGGACGAACAGGACCGCCTCTATTTTCTGGATGAGGACGGCACCCTCGGACTTCCCGGTCAGACGGCCCTTTCCGGCGTGAGCTGGCATCTGGAAAACGGCGTGCTCACCCTCTCCACCATGGATTCGCCGGGGGGCAGCGTTCATGAAAGAAAGCTCGTTCTCAAGGAATCCCGCACGGGCAGCCTGAGCTTCACCGATGCCGAAGGCGCTTCCGTCACCTGGAAGAAAAGCCGGGCCAGAGTAGGCCGGCTGGAAGGCACGCTGTTCTACCGCGAACGCATGGCCCTTCCCCCGCAGGTGATGGTGCATGTCCAGATCTTCCCCCTGCATTCCCCCATTCCCGTAGCCGTATCCATCATGCCCGCTTCCGGGAACGGTCAGCTTCCCTTCCGCGTCTATTATCTGGAACAGACCATGGACAAGGAAGTACGCCTTGCCGCCGCCGTGCTCTGCAGCGGCGAAACGCTCTTTGCCACGCAGAACGACGAAAACGTCACCCTGCCCGGTTCTCCGCGCGTGCTGCTTTACCGCACCATGCCGGGCGAGCATCAGCTGCCTCCGCTGAAAACGCCCGCCAGCTACAAAGGCACGATGCATGTGGGGGACAGGGAAAGTTCCGTCCACCTCTACCTGGAGGAAGGAGGACTCGCCCTGCTCACCCAGGACGGCGACCGCAATCAGTACATGGGCACCTGGATGGAAAAGGACAGAAACCGCACCATAGAAATCACGCGGGGAGTGCTCAAGCCCGTGACCGCCACGCGCGAAGCCGGGGGCGGTCTTCTTCTGAGCGGCCTCTCCTCAAAGATGGTGCAGCTTCAGCCCGCCGACCTTCCCTGGCCTTCCAAGGGCTTTCTGCTGGAAGGGGAAATCAGAAATCAGGGCGGCAGACCCGTCTTTTCCGAATGCAATTCCCAGAGAGACATCCCTCTTCTGACTTCCGGCAAGGGCTATGCCCAGCTCAACCATATCATGCAGGAAAACGGCAACGCCTCCGTGGTGCTGGAAGGCCGTATGCAGGGGAACGGCCTTGAGGCCTCCAACGTCTTTCTCGTCAAGAAGGGCGGCGTGTGCTCCACGGAAAACTACGCTTCCGCGCCTCTTCTGCAGACGTACTGGCGTATGCGAGAAATCAACGGCAAGGCCGTGGAACAGTTTCCCGATCAGCCCGAACCCCACCTTATCCTGCGCGACAACGGACAGGCCAGCGGCTCGGACGGATGCAACAACTTCTTCATGAACTGGAAAAGAAACGGTCAGGAAATGACCTTCTCCGGCGGCAGTTCCACGCTGCGCCTCTGCCCTCAGGGCGAGAAACAGTCCCGCGCCATTCATGAAATGTTCGCCGGAGTGGACGAATGGAACATCACGGGTTCCATGCTGGAACTGCGTTCGAAAAACAGCATCACGGCCGTATTTGAGGCTGTGGAAATGTAG
- the rfaD gene encoding ADP-glyceromanno-heptose 6-epimerase — protein MIIVTGGAGLIGANMIWELNRHGVDDILVVDNLASTEKWKNLSHLRYSNYMHRDRFLEELRSGKKLEGVECVIHMGACSSTTERNADFLMENNFHYTVELSLAALEAGARFITASSAATYGDGELGFSDSLDIMPKLRPLNMYGYSKKLFDMWCMQHKLLGEVVNLKFFNVYGPDEYHKGSMMSMVCRAVPQVRETGKIRLFKSDNPQYGDGESVRDFVYSKDCAALMRWFMETPSCNGIFNVGTGRARSWNDLARAVFASMDREANIEYFDMPEHLKGKYQYFTEADMSWLERENCPVKFHSLEEGVDDYVRNYLTREDPYLCTL, from the coding sequence ATGATCATTGTTACCGGCGGCGCCGGCCTCATCGGCGCGAACATGATATGGGAACTGAACAGGCACGGCGTGGACGACATCCTTGTGGTGGACAACCTCGCCTCCACGGAGAAGTGGAAGAACCTCTCCCACCTGCGCTACAGCAACTACATGCATCGCGACAGGTTCCTTGAGGAGCTTCGTTCCGGCAAGAAGCTGGAAGGCGTGGAATGCGTGATCCACATGGGAGCCTGTTCCTCCACCACGGAGCGCAACGCCGATTTTCTCATGGAAAACAACTTCCACTATACGGTGGAACTGAGCCTTGCCGCTCTGGAGGCCGGAGCGCGCTTCATCACCGCAAGCAGCGCCGCCACCTACGGCGACGGGGAACTCGGTTTTTCCGACTCCCTGGACATCATGCCGAAGCTTCGTCCTCTGAACATGTACGGCTATTCCAAGAAGCTTTTCGACATGTGGTGTATGCAGCACAAGCTTCTCGGCGAAGTGGTGAACCTCAAGTTCTTCAACGTGTACGGGCCGGATGAGTACCATAAGGGCAGCATGATGAGCATGGTCTGCCGTGCGGTGCCGCAGGTGAGGGAAACCGGAAAGATCCGTCTCTTCAAGTCCGACAATCCGCAGTACGGCGACGGTGAATCCGTGCGCGACTTCGTGTATTCCAAGGACTGCGCCGCCCTCATGCGCTGGTTCATGGAAACGCCTTCCTGCAACGGCATCTTCAACGTGGGCACGGGCCGTGCCCGCAGCTGGAACGATCTTGCCCGCGCCGTGTTCGCCTCCATGGACAGGGAGGCGAACATCGAATACTTCGATATGCCCGAACATCTCAAGGGCAAGTACCAGTATTTCACCGAAGCCGACATGTCCTGGCTCGAACGTGAGAACTGCCCCGTGAAGTTCCATTCTCTGGAAGAGGGCGTGGACGATTACGTCCGCAACTACCTCACCAGAGAAGATCCGTATCTCTGCACGCTGTAA
- a CDS encoding Crp/Fnr family transcriptional regulator codes for MKSASSSHVPSNAGVWKENNVIAMLEQNSVWRRALSLGKHLHLDKGRRWTDFPGGDVFAFLDSGLIRLSSLGENGSERIFLHIGAGCIFNELSCMHVAPLSTASFLAMEPCEIYQFPKSLLENRDFVLQYPELMMNLVQSLMLKAGAFFGQIEESVGLSPENLVCRYLFRLQEDASLRLKPKFSQSDLALALGLHRSTVCRILHDLRERGILGEFTRTRLEILDKEALHELCRAEK; via the coding sequence ATGAAAAGCGCCAGCAGCAGTCACGTCCCCTCCAATGCGGGCGTATGGAAGGAAAACAACGTCATTGCCATGCTCGAACAGAACAGCGTGTGGCGCAGGGCGCTTTCTCTGGGCAAACACCTGCATCTGGACAAGGGAAGGCGCTGGACGGACTTTCCGGGCGGAGACGTCTTCGCCTTTCTCGACTCCGGGCTGATACGCCTCTCCTCCCTGGGAGAAAACGGCAGCGAACGCATCTTCCTGCACATAGGCGCAGGCTGCATCTTCAACGAGCTCAGCTGTATGCACGTCGCCCCTCTCAGCACGGCCTCTTTTCTCGCCATGGAGCCCTGCGAAATCTACCAGTTCCCCAAGTCGCTGCTGGAAAACCGCGACTTCGTGCTGCAATACCCCGAACTCATGATGAACCTCGTGCAGTCGCTCATGCTGAAGGCCGGGGCCTTTTTCGGGCAGATAGAGGAAAGCGTGGGGCTTTCCCCGGAAAACCTGGTCTGCCGCTATCTCTTCCGCCTTCAGGAAGACGCCTCCCTCCGCCTGAAGCCGAAGTTCTCCCAGTCCGACCTCGCCCTCGCCCTCGGACTGCACAGAAGCACGGTATGCCGTATCCTGCACGACCTGAGGGAAAGGGGCATCCTTGGGGAATTCACCCGAACCCGGCTGGAAATACTGGACAAGGAAGCCCTGCACGAGCTGTGCCGCGCAGAAAAGTAG
- the rdgB gene encoding RdgB/HAM1 family non-canonical purine NTP pyrophosphatase: protein MAASRTLILATHNQGKVKELREPLARFGFEVKSLPEDFPDIEETGTTFEENALIKARAVADMLHLPAVADDSGLEVDALGKAPGVYSARYGQDWPLLEGESKDERNNRKLLAALEGVPEEQRTARFRCCMAMVHPSSGKGAPADLVASGAWEGRIAGVPSGTNGFGYDPLFFDPELGCTAAELDREAKMARSHRGKALKALLEELGRRLS from the coding sequence ATGGCAGCTTCCCGGACGCTCATTCTCGCCACGCACAATCAGGGCAAGGTCAAGGAACTTCGCGAACCGCTGGCCCGGTTCGGTTTTGAAGTGAAAAGCCTGCCGGAGGATTTTCCCGACATAGAGGAAACGGGTACCACCTTTGAGGAAAACGCCCTCATCAAGGCCCGCGCCGTGGCCGACATGCTGCATCTTCCCGCCGTGGCCGACGATTCCGGTCTGGAGGTGGACGCGCTTGGAAAAGCGCCCGGCGTGTACTCTGCCAGATACGGGCAGGACTGGCCTCTTCTGGAGGGAGAAAGCAAGGATGAGCGCAACAACAGAAAGCTCCTTGCCGCGCTGGAAGGGGTGCCGGAGGAGCAGCGCACCGCGCGCTTTCGCTGCTGCATGGCCATGGTGCATCCTTCTTCCGGGAAGGGCGCTCCGGCCGATCTCGTCGCCTCGGGCGCGTGGGAAGGGCGTATTGCCGGAGTTCCTTCCGGCACGAACGGTTTCGGTTACGATCCGCTTTTCTTCGACCCTGAACTCGGCTGTACGGCGGCGGAGCTGGACCGCGAGGCTAAGATGGCCCGCAGTCACAGAGGAAAGGCGCTCAAGGCGCTGCTTGAGGAGCTCGGCAGAAGGCTGAGCTGA
- the rimO gene encoding 30S ribosomal protein S12 methylthiotransferase RimO, which produces MLRIYSQSLGCPKTRVDTERLLGSLGPVVTVDLPEQADLVFINTCAFIAPAVQESVQAVVEMIEDIGSLPRGKRPFLAVAGCLPGRYGIADLAAELPEVDLWLHTDDINTWAAQLSHALRLDVPAPGRLLSTGPSYAWLKIGEGCRHNCSFCAIPSIRGQYASEDADALVTEASALVNDGVKELILVAQDVTAYGTDFGKDPRFLLEKLLSLDGLRRLRLLYLYPAGLTRDLLRFLKEAGAPFVPYFDMPLQHAHPDVLRRMGRPFSGNPQEAVDRIRDVFPEAALRTTMMVGFPGESDEHFRTLMDFVEKNRFHHMGVFAFQPEDGTAAASMPDQIDEDVKESRKDALMELQSSISEDILSAYAGQRMEVLVDDSSDEWPGLDTGRTWFQAPDVDGLTYISGPGVERGAMVEADITETREYDLIALA; this is translated from the coding sequence ATGCTCCGTATTTATTCCCAAAGCCTTGGCTGCCCCAAGACCCGCGTCGACACCGAACGGCTGCTGGGTTCCCTCGGGCCCGTCGTCACTGTGGACCTGCCCGAACAGGCCGACCTTGTGTTCATCAACACCTGCGCCTTCATCGCCCCCGCCGTGCAGGAATCCGTGCAGGCCGTCGTGGAGATGATAGAAGACATCGGTTCCCTTCCCCGGGGCAAAAGGCCCTTCCTCGCCGTGGCGGGCTGCCTGCCCGGAAGATACGGCATCGCCGACCTTGCGGCGGAACTGCCGGAAGTGGATCTGTGGCTGCATACCGACGATATCAACACCTGGGCGGCGCAGCTTTCCCACGCCCTCAGGCTGGACGTTCCCGCCCCCGGCCGTCTGCTCAGCACCGGTCCTTCCTACGCCTGGCTCAAGATAGGCGAAGGCTGCCGCCACAACTGCTCCTTCTGTGCGATTCCCTCCATCCGCGGCCAGTACGCCTCCGAAGATGCGGATGCCCTGGTTACGGAAGCCTCCGCCCTGGTGAACGACGGGGTGAAGGAGCTCATTCTCGTGGCTCAGGACGTGACCGCCTACGGCACGGACTTCGGCAAGGACCCCCGCTTTCTGCTGGAAAAGCTCCTTTCCCTCGACGGACTGCGCCGCCTGCGCCTGCTCTATCTCTACCCTGCCGGGCTCACCCGCGATCTTCTGCGTTTCCTGAAAGAAGCGGGAGCCCCCTTCGTTCCCTATTTCGACATGCCCCTGCAGCACGCCCACCCGGATGTGCTCAGGCGCATGGGCCGTCCCTTCTCCGGCAACCCGCAGGAAGCGGTGGACCGCATACGCGACGTGTTCCCCGAAGCCGCTCTGCGCACCACCATGATGGTGGGCTTCCCCGGAGAAAGCGACGAACATTTCCGCACCCTCATGGATTTTGTGGAAAAGAACCGCTTCCACCATATGGGAGTCTTCGCCTTCCAGCCTGAAGACGGCACGGCGGCGGCCTCCATGCCGGATCAGATCGACGAGGACGTCAAGGAAAGCCGCAAGGACGCGCTCATGGAACTGCAGAGCTCCATCAGCGAAGACATTCTCTCCGCATACGCCGGGCAGCGTATGGAAGTGCTGGTCGACGACAGTTCCGACGAATGGCCGGGCCTTGACACCGGCCGCACATGGTTCCAGGCCCCTGATGTGGACGGCCTGACCTATATCAGCGGCCCGGGCGTGGAAAGGGGGGCCATGGTGGAAGCCGACATCACGGAAACCAGGGAGTACGATCTCATCGCCCTGGCCTGA